Proteins from a genomic interval of Paenibacillus sp. FSL H8-0048:
- a CDS encoding VOC family protein, protein MYSKGWIMMELTMNWITLRVRNLEASLDFYHRILGLPLERRFESRGKQIVMLGIEGQPKLELIEGSDPPLKPECGVSVGFEVGSLDEAMAELSKEGIPVARGPIAPNPSLRFFYILDPDGFEVQLAEHL, encoded by the coding sequence TTGTACAGTAAAGGATGGATCATGATGGAGCTGACGATGAATTGGATTACACTCAGGGTACGCAATCTGGAGGCTTCCCTTGATTTCTATCACCGAATTCTAGGGCTTCCGCTGGAGCGCAGATTCGAGAGCAGAGGGAAGCAGATCGTCATGCTGGGGATAGAGGGACAGCCGAAGCTTGAACTCATAGAGGGTAGTGACCCGCCGTTGAAGCCGGAATGCGGAGTATCTGTAGGGTTCGAGGTTGGGTCGCTGGACGAGGCTATGGCGGAGCTTAGTAAGGAAGGAATTCCGGTAGCCCGAGGCCCTATCGCGCCGAATCCCAGCCTGCGCTTCTTCTATATCCTGGACCCCGACGGCTTCGAGGTACAGCTTGCGGAGCATCTGTAG
- a CDS encoding DUF4180 domain-containing protein, translating to MNITTIEAGGTIIAVVSGNEAVVGDVQSALDLMATVRYETECDRIVIHKALLSEEFFDLKTRLAGEILQKFINYQVKVAVVGDFSSYTSSSLRDFIYECNQGKDIFFVADEQQAVERLSRKPRI from the coding sequence ATGAACATAACTACTATAGAAGCTGGCGGCACAATCATCGCTGTAGTAAGCGGCAACGAGGCTGTGGTGGGGGATGTCCAGAGTGCACTGGATCTGATGGCGACGGTACGCTATGAGACGGAATGTGACCGGATCGTGATCCATAAGGCGCTGCTGAGCGAGGAGTTCTTCGACCTCAAGACTCGGCTGGCCGGTGAGATTCTGCAGAAGTTCATTAACTATCAGGTGAAGGTAGCCGTGGTGGGGGATTTCAGCAGCTATACCAGCAGCAGTCTGCGTGATTTCATTTATGAATGCAATCAGGGGAAGGATATATTTTTTGTAGCGGATGAGCAGCAGGCCGTTGAGCGGTTGAGCCGGAAACCCCGGATATGA
- a CDS encoding Atu2307/SP_0267 family LLM class monooxygenase, translated as MELGISTFVETTPDVNTGVTLSHAERLREVVEEIVLADQVGLDVYGVGEHHRPDFAASSPAVLMAAAVPLTTRIRLTSAVMILSSADPVRVFQDFATLDGISGGRAEIMVGRGSFTESFPLFGYDLKDYEELFDEKLDLLLKLREPGKVSWSGKHRPAITNLEIYPRPEQNPLPVWIASAGTPESAVRAGTLGLPFALAIIGNVNPSDYAMHVRLYKEAAAKAGHDVSKLPIASHSHGYVAETDELAVEGFFPSTHARTNVRAVEKGLPPYHRADYDAARSFDGALYVGDPDTVARKIIHLYEHVGITRFLLHVPHGSMPHAQVMQAIRLFGTEVAPRVREGIKRLKQV; from the coding sequence GTGGAACTTGGAATAAGCACCTTTGTCGAGACAACGCCTGATGTGAATACCGGAGTGACTCTAAGCCATGCGGAGCGGCTGCGCGAAGTGGTGGAGGAGATCGTGCTCGCGGATCAGGTGGGACTGGATGTATACGGCGTGGGTGAGCATCACCGGCCTGATTTTGCAGCTTCATCGCCTGCTGTGCTGATGGCGGCGGCTGTACCGCTGACGACCCGGATCCGTCTGACCAGTGCGGTCATGATTCTGTCCTCAGCCGATCCGGTGCGGGTATTTCAGGATTTCGCAACACTGGACGGGATATCGGGCGGCCGTGCCGAGATCATGGTGGGCCGGGGCTCGTTCACCGAGTCGTTTCCTCTGTTCGGCTATGATCTGAAGGACTACGAAGAGCTGTTTGACGAGAAGCTGGACCTGCTGCTCAAGCTAAGGGAACCCGGCAAGGTGAGCTGGAGCGGCAAGCACCGTCCGGCTATAACGAATCTGGAGATCTATCCGCGCCCGGAGCAAAATCCGCTGCCCGTATGGATTGCGAGTGCGGGAACTCCGGAGTCTGCGGTCCGTGCGGGTACCCTGGGTCTGCCCTTTGCCCTGGCGATTATCGGCAATGTGAACCCCTCCGATTATGCCATGCATGTACGGCTCTACAAGGAGGCAGCAGCCAAGGCAGGCCATGATGTGTCGAAGCTTCCGATTGCTTCACATTCTCATGGTTATGTTGCGGAGACGGATGAGCTTGCGGTAGAGGGCTTCTTCCCGTCTACCCATGCACGGACGAATGTCCGGGCGGTGGAGAAAGGGCTCCCGCCGTATCACCGTGCGGATTATGATGCCGCCCGCAGCTTTGACGGTGCTCTATATGTGGGCGACCCGGACACGGTTGCCCGCAAAATCATCCACCTCTACGAGCATGTAGGGATCACCCGCTTCCTGCTGCATGTCCCGCACGGCTCCATGCCGCATGCCCAGGTGATGCAGGCCATCCGTCTCTTCGGGACAGAGGTAGCTCCCAGGGTGCGGGAGGGAATTAAGCGGCTTAAGCAAGTCTGA
- a CDS encoding APC family permease, translated as MKSKPLTQSITFMQALALVVGMIIGSGIFLKPGIVLSDAGTPWMSILAWLAGGIITLASALSVAEIAAAIPKSGGLYTYLTELYGGVAGYLLGWVQAVISYPASVAALAIAFATYSGYFMPLNAWQQKLVAVGILGFILLMNVIATKFGGIIQTVATVGKLIPVAGIVGVGLFSDLAPGFSGISTAAAGAGFGAAVLGTLWAYDGWISVTNMAGEIKDPARTLPKVISIGVIFVIAVYVLFNIAVFQALPYDQIVSSQTPGADAAEALFGSGGGAFITAGIIVSVLGALNGYLMTAARVPQAMGERGQLPFSRVLSSIHPKFQTPANALVFQSVLAVVYIFSGTFNTLTDLLVFVLWIFFTMGVFGVFLLRRKLPPVQGRYRVPLYPFTPVLGVVGGLYILASTIISDPQRSLIGIGITLAGLPVYVVMMRKKRV; from the coding sequence ATGAAATCGAAACCGTTAACCCAAAGTATCACCTTTATGCAAGCCCTGGCTCTGGTGGTCGGGATGATTATCGGATCGGGGATTTTTTTGAAGCCTGGGATTGTATTGAGTGACGCAGGAACCCCGTGGATGAGTATTCTGGCCTGGCTGGCAGGAGGGATCATTACGCTGGCTTCCGCGCTGAGTGTGGCGGAGATTGCAGCGGCCATTCCGAAGTCGGGGGGACTCTATACGTATCTAACCGAGTTGTACGGCGGAGTAGCCGGCTATCTGCTGGGCTGGGTGCAGGCCGTGATCTCATATCCGGCTTCGGTGGCTGCGCTGGCGATTGCTTTTGCAACCTACTCTGGTTACTTCATGCCGTTGAACGCATGGCAGCAGAAGCTGGTGGCTGTCGGGATTCTGGGCTTCATCCTGCTGATGAATGTCATCGCGACGAAGTTCGGCGGGATCATTCAGACGGTGGCCACGGTTGGGAAGCTGATTCCGGTAGCGGGCATTGTGGGCGTCGGGCTGTTCTCGGATTTGGCTCCGGGCTTCAGCGGCATCAGTACAGCGGCTGCGGGTGCAGGCTTCGGGGCTGCGGTGCTTGGAACACTCTGGGCTTATGACGGCTGGATCAGCGTGACCAATATGGCGGGAGAGATCAAGGACCCGGCCAGGACGCTGCCCAAAGTCATTTCGATCGGTGTTATTTTTGTCATCGCCGTATATGTGCTGTTCAATATAGCGGTGTTCCAGGCGCTGCCCTATGACCAGATTGTGTCATCCCAGACCCCCGGAGCCGATGCGGCTGAGGCCTTGTTCGGGAGCGGCGGCGGAGCCTTCATTACGGCAGGCATTATCGTCTCTGTGCTGGGGGCGCTGAACGGTTATCTGATGACCGCAGCGCGGGTGCCGCAGGCGATGGGGGAGCGGGGACAGCTTCCGTTCTCCAGGGTGCTGAGCAGCATTCATCCGAAGTTTCAGACACCGGCGAATGCGCTTGTTTTTCAGAGTGTGCTGGCGGTGGTCTACATCTTCTCAGGAACCTTCAATACGCTTACTGATCTGCTCGTGTTCGTGCTCTGGATCTTCTTCACCATGGGCGTGTTCGGCGTGTTCCTCCTGCGCAGGAAGCTGCCGCCCGTACAAGGCCGCTATCGCGTGCCGCTCTATCCGTTCACCCCGGTTCTTGGCGTAGTAGGGGGCCTCTATATCCTGGCCAGTACAATTATCAGTGACCCGCAGCGTTCCCTTATAGGGATTGGCATCACGCTTGCGGGACTCCCGGTGTATGTGGTGATGATGCGGAAGAAGCGCGTGTAG
- a CDS encoding insulinase family protein, which yields MSSLIAGEVYSGFQVIRKEYIREIESSVYTLEHQQSGARLLYVQNQDDNKVFSVTFRTPPADSTGVFHILEHSVLCGSDKFPVKEPFVELLKGSMKTFLNAFTFSDKTMYPVASQNDQDFANLMEVYLDSVFQPNIYSQPEIFEQEGWHYELPHSGDELIYKGVVYNEMKGSYSSPVTVLIDRIKKSLYPGTIYRHSSGGDPQHIPALTYEQFLEAHRNYYHPSNSYFYLYGDLNIEARLKFIHEEYLSRYTRKTMDTSIPLQAPVGITQLTAEYPILETETAADKTYLSLNYVIGTSLDRELNLAFAILKSMLMDSNAAPLKQALLESGLGKDVVSFYSDSMVQPMLGIALTHSNPEAKEEFVNLVRTTLSRLAADGLDEKLVLAAVNSKEFELREADFTQYPKGLTYNMEVMKAWLYDGLPSTYLEYEAALTAIREQCSGRYFERLIETYLLNSNHCSVVVLQPSQTLAGEKDAAVRSRLASYKASLAPAQLEELVLSTQKLLARQNTPDPAEELEKLPKLTLQDINPIAPAGVHTVEYTLDGIKVLHHEVAAGAIAYIKLYWDTSMLAAQQIPYLELLARVLGQLETEAYSIEELTSEIGISTGGIRFQNEVFGAGKASEGSYQAKFSARIKVMQGNIGGSLKLLHELLYGSNLDNLSKLQEIVRREASGMEAMLTQKGNEIAASRVLSYFSDRGMYEEQLGGVAYYRFIKELARTIDQQAEGLADTLKEICGVLFNTQNLTLSITGTADSYAEFAAHVQELDLQRLAVESQPLLSAQGQAVNEGFMSASQVQYVVKGYDYKKLGFAYSGKLQVLKKILSLTYLWNTVRVKGGAYGGNLLLRRDGVILFTSYRDPNLLETLEVYDRAAQFAGEYSADEAEMERAIIGTLAMLDQPLSPGAQGRQADRHYFEQITAEDLQQERNEILSATAADIRSYASLLEAVTQQNYFCVVGGESKLKSASGAFGSLEELVK from the coding sequence ATGAGCAGCTTAATAGCAGGTGAGGTCTATTCCGGGTTTCAAGTGATACGCAAGGAGTACATACGGGAAATCGAATCCTCCGTATACACGCTGGAGCATCAGCAGAGCGGCGCGCGGCTGCTCTATGTACAGAATCAGGATGACAATAAGGTGTTCAGTGTAACGTTCCGGACTCCGCCTGCGGACAGCACGGGAGTGTTTCACATTCTGGAGCATTCGGTTCTGTGCGGCTCGGACAAATTCCCGGTGAAGGAACCGTTCGTGGAGCTGCTGAAGGGCTCGATGAAGACGTTCCTGAATGCTTTTACCTTTAGCGACAAAACGATGTATCCGGTAGCCAGCCAGAATGATCAGGATTTTGCCAATCTGATGGAGGTCTATCTGGACAGTGTCTTTCAGCCGAACATTTACAGTCAGCCGGAGATCTTCGAGCAGGAGGGCTGGCACTATGAGCTGCCGCATTCCGGGGATGAGCTGATCTACAAGGGCGTTGTCTACAATGAGATGAAGGGCTCGTATTCCTCGCCGGTGACAGTGCTGATTGACCGCATCAAAAAATCCCTCTATCCGGGTACGATCTACCGTCACTCTTCCGGTGGTGATCCGCAGCATATCCCTGCCTTGACCTATGAGCAGTTTCTGGAGGCGCACCGGAATTATTATCATCCGTCGAACAGTTATTTCTATCTCTATGGCGATTTGAATATCGAAGCACGGCTGAAGTTTATCCATGAGGAATATCTCAGCCGCTATACCCGCAAGACAATGGACACTTCCATTCCGCTACAGGCCCCGGTCGGCATTACCCAGCTTACGGCGGAGTATCCCATTCTGGAGACGGAAACGGCTGCGGACAAGACATACTTGAGCTTGAATTATGTAATAGGGACCTCTCTCGACCGGGAGCTGAATCTGGCTTTTGCCATTCTGAAAAGCATGCTGATGGACAGCAACGCGGCCCCGCTGAAGCAGGCGCTGCTGGAGAGCGGTCTGGGCAAGGATGTGGTTTCCTTTTATTCGGATAGTATGGTTCAGCCTATGCTGGGTATTGCCTTGACACATTCCAACCCTGAGGCCAAGGAAGAATTCGTGAATCTCGTCAGAACCACTTTAAGCCGCCTTGCAGCAGACGGTCTGGATGAGAAGCTGGTGCTGGCTGCGGTGAACAGCAAGGAATTTGAACTTCGGGAAGCCGACTTCACCCAATATCCGAAGGGTCTTACCTACAATATGGAAGTGATGAAGGCCTGGCTGTATGACGGCTTGCCGTCCACGTATCTGGAGTACGAAGCCGCGCTTACGGCGATCCGTGAACAATGCTCGGGCCGCTATTTCGAGCGGCTGATTGAGACCTATCTGCTGAACAGTAACCACTGCAGTGTCGTTGTCCTCCAGCCTTCTCAGACTCTGGCGGGGGAAAAGGATGCGGCAGTCCGCAGCCGTCTGGCGTCATACAAAGCGTCTTTGGCCCCGGCACAGCTGGAAGAGCTGGTGCTTAGCACGCAGAAGCTGCTGGCCCGTCAGAACACTCCTGATCCCGCTGAAGAACTGGAGAAGCTGCCGAAGCTGACCTTGCAGGATATTAACCCTATCGCCCCGGCGGGGGTACACACAGTGGAGTATACGCTGGATGGGATAAAGGTACTGCATCATGAAGTGGCTGCCGGTGCAATTGCCTATATCAAGCTGTACTGGGATACCAGCATGCTTGCAGCGCAGCAGATTCCCTATCTTGAGCTGCTGGCGAGAGTGCTTGGACAGCTGGAGACGGAAGCTTACAGTATTGAGGAGCTGACGAGTGAGATCGGGATTTCGACCGGGGGCATCCGTTTTCAGAACGAGGTGTTCGGAGCCGGGAAGGCTTCGGAGGGCAGCTATCAGGCCAAATTCAGCGCCCGGATTAAGGTCATGCAGGGCAACATCGGCGGTTCCCTGAAGCTGCTGCATGAGCTGCTCTACGGCAGCAATCTGGATAACCTGTCCAAGCTGCAGGAGATTGTGCGCCGGGAGGCCTCCGGGATGGAGGCGATGCTGACCCAGAAAGGCAATGAGATTGCAGCCAGCCGCGTGCTGTCCTATTTCTCGGATCGGGGGATGTACGAGGAGCAGCTTGGCGGTGTGGCGTATTACCGCTTCATCAAGGAGCTGGCCCGCACCATTGACCAGCAGGCGGAGGGGCTTGCGGATACGTTGAAGGAAATCTGCGGGGTGTTGTTCAATACGCAAAATCTGACGCTCTCCATCACCGGTACGGCGGATTCGTATGCGGAATTCGCCGCACATGTGCAGGAGCTGGACCTGCAGAGACTGGCGGTGGAGTCCCAGCCGCTCTTGTCTGCACAGGGCCAAGCGGTTAACGAAGGCTTCATGTCCGCAAGCCAGGTGCAATATGTAGTCAAAGGCTATGACTACAAGAAGCTGGGCTTCGCCTATTCCGGCAAGCTGCAGGTGCTTAAGAAGATCCTCAGCCTGACCTACCTGTGGAATACCGTCCGGGTCAAGGGCGGTGCGTATGGCGGCAATCTGCTCCTGCGCCGCGACGGGGTGATCCTGTTCACCTCCTACCGCGATCCGAACCTGCTGGAGACGCTGGAGGTCTATGACCGGGCCGCTCAGTTTGCCGGAGAATATTCGGCAGATGAAGCGGAGATGGAGAGGGCAATTATCGGGACCCTGGCCATGCTGGACCAGCCGCTGAGTCCCGGCGCGCAAGGCCGTCAGGCGGACCGGCATTACTTCGAGCAGATTACGGCGGAAGACCTTCAGCAGGAGCGTAACGAAATCCTGTCGGCCACAGCCGCGGATATCAGGAGCTATGCCAGTCTGCTTGAGGCGGTAACGCAGCAGAATTACTTCTGTGTAGTCGGAGGCGAATCCAAGCTGAAATCGGCTTCCGGTGCCTTTGGCAGCCTGGAGGAGCTGGTGAAATAA